A genome region from Ligilactobacillus cholophilus includes the following:
- a CDS encoding cold-shock protein, whose protein sequence is MLQGTVHQFDKQKGFGFITPDNEKDDIFVHFSAITTPGFKTLTAGQRVSFVEVEGKRGMQASQVSLID, encoded by the coding sequence ATGTTACAAGGAACAGTTCATCAATTTGATAAACAAAAAGGATTTGGTTTTATTACTCCAGATAACGAGAAAGATGATATTTTTGTACATTTTTCAGCAATTACTACTCCGGGTTTTAAAACTTTAACTGCAGGACAACGCGTTTCCTTTGTTGAAGTCGAAGGAAAACGAGGAATGCAAGCAAGTCAAGTTAGCCTGATTGATTAA
- a CDS encoding sulfite exporter TauE/SafE family protein — translation MSIVFIACIAFCAALIQTTGGFGFGSLFVPLVSLLLPYKYATMISVLTCMFLQITIIIRYFNKIKWNIIIFPALASFITSSIGVHLMVGFSSKFMAILLGIFLWILAIYLIFIAPKIHLKKNFLTEVGVGCLSGLSGGLFAVGGPPMVAYYDSVIDEPIVYQATIQTFFFLTSIVLLINDFLCTKFTADLVPISAFSIIGCLVGTFIGNKILQRISMNTVRKIAYTVMLLAGTYNLIKGLI, via the coding sequence ATGAGTATTGTTTTTATTGCATGTATCGCATTTTGCGCTGCACTTATTCAAACAACTGGTGGTTTTGGCTTTGGATCATTATTTGTACCACTAGTTTCATTATTATTACCATATAAATATGCCACAATGATTTCTGTATTAACCTGCATGTTTTTACAGATTACCATCATTATTCGTTACTTTAATAAAATAAAGTGGAACATAATTATTTTCCCTGCATTAGCTTCGTTTATTACAAGTAGCATTGGTGTTCACTTAATGGTAGGTTTTTCATCAAAATTTATGGCTATTTTACTTGGTATTTTTCTTTGGATTTTAGCAATCTATCTAATTTTCATTGCTCCAAAGATTCACTTAAAAAAGAACTTTCTAACTGAGGTTGGCGTAGGTTGTTTAAGTGGCCTCAGTGGTGGATTATTTGCTGTTGGTGGACCACCAATGGTTGCATATTACGATTCCGTCATTGATGAACCAATTGTATATCAAGCTACAATTCAAACATTCTTTTTCTTAACATCAATTGTATTGCTTATCAATGATTTCTTATGTACTAAATTCACTGCAGATTTAGTTCCGATTTCAGCATTCTCTATAATCGGATGCTTAGTTGGAACATTTATTGGAAATAAAATTTTGCAACGAATCTCAATGAATACAGTACGTAAAATAGCATATACAGTAATGTTACTAGCCGGAACATATAACTTGATTAAAGGTTTAATTTAA
- the radC gene encoding RadC family protein, producing the protein MTFINKQYQLKYLERQIQRFGAETLNDQELMYVVLQTFCSDKLAQEISEIYFAENYNLSQMNKLTRSDWQLYFKSEAKSLKMEAICELIKRTNQSPQLILGKICSSKMVGEYLQMKMSSYHQEVLYGVFLDTQNQIIYEKEIFKGTLNQATVHPREIFKIAIQYSAARVIIAHNHPSGHTEPSQNDHNMTKRLVKSGEILGIELLDHLVIGQDDYFSFREQQFI; encoded by the coding sequence ATGACATTTATTAATAAACAATATCAGCTAAAATATTTAGAAAGACAAATTCAACGTTTTGGTGCAGAAACACTGAATGATCAAGAACTAATGTATGTAGTGTTGCAAACATTCTGTTCAGATAAACTTGCACAAGAAATTTCAGAAATTTACTTTGCTGAAAACTATAATTTGTCACAAATGAATAAATTAACACGAAGTGACTGGCAATTATATTTTAAGAGTGAAGCAAAATCCTTAAAAATGGAAGCTATATGTGAATTGATTAAACGAACAAATCAGTCACCACAATTAATTTTAGGCAAAATTTGCTCAAGCAAAATGGTAGGAGAATATCTTCAAATGAAGATGTCATCCTACCATCAAGAAGTATTATATGGTGTCTTTTTGGATACTCAAAATCAAATCATATATGAAAAAGAAATTTTCAAAGGAACTTTAAATCAAGCAACAGTTCATCCTAGAGAAATATTTAAGATTGCTATTCAATATAGTGCTGCAAGAGTAATTATTGCTCATAATCATCCAAGTGGTCATACAGAGCCATCACAAAATGATCATAATATGACTAAAAGATTAGTCAAAAGTGGTGAAATTCTAGGAATTGAATTACTTGATCATTTAGTAATTGGACAAGACGATTATTTTAGTTTTCGTGAACAACAATTTATTTAA
- a CDS encoding HAD family hydrolase, with translation MELEAVIFDMDGVVYDSEKMYFAADQKAAKKLGFEFTFDYYKQFIGAGYEKMYNKMVEDYGDAQMIKDFLRISRDEILPTVKEGLLKFKPGFLNLAHYLEENNITYGLASSNYRNDIEYYLKETNFENHFDFIVSASDVEKAKPYPDIFLKAWEKAGKPNKQKTIIIEDSTNGIKAANRAEIPVIMVPDYIKPTQFEKEHTLTIQNNLNDVLDFIQK, from the coding sequence ATGGAATTAGAGGCAGTTATTTTTGATATGGATGGAGTTGTATATGACTCCGAAAAAATGTATTTTGCGGCTGATCAAAAAGCAGCTAAAAAATTAGGATTTGAATTTACTTTTGATTATTATAAGCAATTCATTGGTGCAGGATATGAAAAAATGTATAACAAGATGGTTGAAGATTATGGTGATGCACAAATGATTAAAGACTTTTTAAGAATTAGTCGTGATGAAATTCTCCCAACTGTTAAAGAAGGTCTATTAAAGTTTAAACCAGGATTTTTAAACTTGGCTCATTACTTAGAAGAAAACAATATAACTTACGGGTTAGCTTCAAGCAATTATCGTAACGATATTGAATATTATTTAAAAGAAACTAATTTTGAAAATCATTTTGATTTTATTGTTTCAGCTAGTGATGTGGAAAAGGCTAAACCATATCCAGATATTTTTCTTAAAGCATGGGAAAAAGCTGGAAAACCAAATAAACAAAAAACAATCATAATTGAAGATTCCACAAATGGAATTAAAGCTGCAAATCGGGCAGAAATTCCTGTAATAATGGTTCCTGATTATATTAAACCAACTCAATTTGAAAAAGAACACACGTTAACAATTCAAAATAATTTAAATGATGTATTAGATTTTATTCAAAAATAA
- a CDS encoding bifunctional folylpolyglutamate synthase/dihydrofolate synthase codes for MEETKYQQAVNFVHGRTKFKKILTLDRMRDFCQRLGHPERKLKVIHITGTNGKGSTTAFVRQILMEKGFKVGSFTSPFIIKFNDRFCINGKMISDDRLVEIVDKIKPIVAQMDQDWADKGGGPTEFEIDTAIMFKYFVEEKVDYAVLEVGLGGTYDSTNVVSPLVSVITNVANDHLKFLGPTLSDVARNKAGIIKENTPIIIGDIHGTPLEVIEKTALEKHAPMHILNKDINVSAKPFESWGEKFDFEFQDVKFKNLTTSLMGDYQIYNAALAVTAVSIVAQHEKWVLSREEVVQALKKTTWPGRFERVNDEPLIILDGAHNLQAVQELTKLLKQKFSDQQIHIILAILKDKQAFEMIKELEKIPNVHITLTKFNSPRPIADYQEIVKDFPQIKIQEDWHKALVQQIQEMDASDLILFAGSLYFVSEVRSYFK; via the coding sequence ATGGAAGAAACAAAATATCAACAGGCAGTAAATTTTGTTCATGGACGGACTAAATTTAAAAAGATTTTGACTCTAGATCGGATGAGAGATTTTTGTCAAAGATTAGGACATCCAGAACGAAAACTTAAAGTAATTCATATTACAGGAACAAATGGAAAGGGTTCTACAACTGCATTTGTACGTCAAATATTAATGGAAAAGGGATTTAAAGTAGGGAGTTTCACATCCCCATTTATTATTAAATTTAATGATCGCTTTTGTATTAATGGTAAAATGATTTCTGATGACAGATTAGTCGAGATTGTAGATAAAATTAAACCAATTGTTGCACAAATGGATCAAGATTGGGCAGATAAAGGTGGAGGCCCAACTGAATTTGAGATTGATACTGCAATTATGTTTAAATATTTTGTTGAAGAAAAAGTCGATTATGCGGTGTTAGAAGTTGGCCTGGGTGGGACCTATGATTCAACTAATGTAGTTTCACCACTTGTAAGCGTAATTACAAATGTTGCCAATGATCATTTGAAATTCCTTGGGCCAACTTTGAGTGATGTTGCACGCAATAAAGCGGGAATTATTAAGGAAAATACTCCAATAATTATTGGAGATATTCATGGAACACCACTTGAAGTAATTGAAAAAACTGCTTTAGAAAAACATGCACCAATGCATATCTTAAATAAAGATATTAATGTTAGCGCCAAACCATTTGAATCATGGGGAGAAAAATTCGACTTCGAATTTCAGGATGTTAAGTTTAAGAATTTAACAACATCATTGATGGGAGATTATCAGATTTATAATGCAGCTTTAGCTGTTACAGCAGTTTCAATAGTTGCTCAACATGAAAAATGGGTACTCAGTCGAGAAGAAGTTGTTCAGGCACTCAAGAAGACGACTTGGCCAGGAAGATTTGAAAGAGTTAACGATGAGCCACTTATTATTTTAGATGGCGCACATAATCTACAAGCAGTCCAAGAATTAACTAAACTTCTAAAACAAAAATTTAGTGATCAACAAATTCATATAATTTTAGCTATTTTAAAAGACAAGCAAGCTTTCGAAATGATAAAAGAATTAGAAAAAATTCCAAATGTTCATATTACTTTGACTAAATTTAACAGTCCTCGGCCAATTGCTGACTATCAAGAAATCGTCAAAGATTTTCCACAAATTAAAATTCAAGAAGATTGGCATAAAGCTTTAGTTCAACAAATTCAGGAAATGGATGCGAGCGATTTAATATTATTTGCAGGTTCACTTTATTTTGTTTCTGAAGTGCGTAGTTATTTTAAATAA
- a CDS encoding valine--tRNA ligase, whose protein sequence is MREIDMSTKYDPKQVEPGRYQQWVEDGLFKPNGNKEAKPYSIVIPPPNVTGKLHLGHAWDNTLQDMLIRQKRMQGYDTLWVPGTDHAGIATQAKVEAQLREEGVTRYDLGREKFVDKVWDWVNEYSDIIHKQWAKLGISVDYDRERFTLDEGLSKAVRKVFVDLYNKGLIYRGEYIINWDPQARTALSDIEVIHQDDEGAFYHVKYPFVDPDYTFNGKHYIEIATTRPETMFGDVAVAVNPSDERYKELVGKEVILPLQGRHIPIIADQYVDPEFGTGMVKITPAHDPNDFKVGNRHDLKRINTMNEDATMNENAGKYEGMDRFEARKAIVNDLEEEGFMINIEPIVHSVGHSERTGVQVEARLSTQWFVKMKPLAEMALKNQKDGDPVNFVPKRFEHTWNQWMENVHDWVISRQLWWGHRIPAWYNKETGETYVGMEAPADEENWEQDSDVLDTWFSSALWPFSTMGWPDTDAEDFKRYFPTSTLVTGYDIIFFWVSRMIFQSLEFTGEAPFKNVVLHGLIRDEQGRKMSKSLGNGIDPMDVIDNYGTDALRWFLTTGSTPGQDIRFSYQKMDGAWNFINKIWNASRFVIMNLDEDTKAELPDKSEWQLADKWIISRLNDTVKDVTHFFDIFEFGEAGRSLYNFIWNDFCDWYIEMAKENLNGTDEKLKKNTQAILCYVLDQTLRLLHPVIPFVTEKIWLTMPHEGKSLVVAEYPVVHDDFENQDAERQMENLIELIKSVRNSRAEVNAPMSSAIDILIRTKDDETKQIFEENQDYIERFCHPKHLEIDANVEAPTLAMTSVITGAEVYLPLADLINLNDEIKRLQAEAQKLESEVMRAEKKLGNERFVANAPEQVVNKEREKLADYQAKLDATNKRIDELQEALDD, encoded by the coding sequence ATGCGAGAAATCGATATGTCAACTAAATATGATCCAAAACAAGTTGAACCTGGTCGTTATCAACAATGGGTCGAAGATGGCTTATTTAAACCAAATGGCAATAAAGAAGCAAAACCATATTCAATCGTAATCCCACCTCCAAACGTAACTGGAAAATTACACTTGGGTCACGCTTGGGATAATACATTGCAAGATATGTTAATTCGTCAAAAACGAATGCAAGGATACGATACTTTATGGGTACCAGGAACTGACCACGCTGGAATTGCTACACAAGCAAAAGTAGAAGCACAATTACGTGAAGAAGGCGTTACTCGTTACGATTTAGGCCGTGAAAAATTTGTTGATAAAGTTTGGGATTGGGTAAATGAATATAGTGATATTATCCACAAACAATGGGCAAAATTAGGAATCTCGGTTGATTATGATCGTGAACGTTTTACTTTAGATGAAGGATTATCAAAAGCCGTACGCAAAGTCTTTGTTGATTTATACAATAAAGGTTTGATTTATCGTGGCGAATACATTATTAATTGGGATCCACAAGCAAGAACTGCACTTTCTGATATTGAAGTTATTCACCAAGACGATGAAGGAGCATTCTACCATGTTAAATATCCATTTGTAGATCCAGATTATACATTTAATGGAAAACACTACATTGAAATTGCAACAACTCGTCCAGAAACAATGTTTGGTGATGTTGCTGTTGCAGTTAACCCAAGTGATGAACGTTACAAAGAACTTGTTGGTAAAGAAGTAATTCTTCCATTACAAGGTCGTCATATTCCAATTATTGCCGATCAATACGTTGATCCTGAATTTGGTACAGGTATGGTAAAAATCACACCTGCTCATGACCCTAACGACTTTAAAGTTGGTAATCGCCATGACTTAAAACGAATCAACACAATGAACGAAGACGCAACAATGAACGAAAATGCTGGTAAATATGAAGGCATGGATCGTTTTGAAGCACGTAAGGCAATCGTAAATGACCTAGAAGAAGAAGGCTTTATGATTAATATCGAACCAATTGTTCACAGTGTTGGTCATTCAGAACGTACAGGAGTTCAAGTTGAAGCACGCTTATCAACACAATGGTTCGTTAAAATGAAACCATTAGCTGAAATGGCACTTAAGAACCAAAAAGATGGCGATCCAGTTAACTTTGTTCCAAAACGTTTTGAACACACTTGGAACCAATGGATGGAAAATGTTCATGATTGGGTTATTTCTCGGCAATTATGGTGGGGACACCGTATTCCAGCTTGGTATAACAAAGAAACAGGCGAAACATATGTTGGAATGGAAGCTCCTGCAGATGAAGAAAACTGGGAACAAGATTCTGATGTATTAGATACATGGTTTAGTAGTGCATTATGGCCATTTTCAACAATGGGTTGGCCTGATACAGATGCAGAAGATTTCAAGCGTTATTTCCCAACAAGTACATTAGTTACAGGTTATGACATCATTTTCTTCTGGGTATCGAGAATGATTTTCCAAAGTTTAGAATTTACCGGTGAAGCACCATTCAAGAATGTTGTATTACACGGATTAATTCGTGACGAACAAGGTCGCAAGATGAGTAAGTCACTCGGAAACGGAATTGATCCAATGGATGTTATTGATAATTATGGTACAGATGCACTTCGTTGGTTCTTAACAACAGGTTCAACACCTGGTCAAGATATTCGTTTCTCATATCAAAAGATGGATGGTGCATGGAACTTTATCAATAAGATTTGGAATGCAAGTCGTTTCGTAATTATGAACTTAGATGAAGATACAAAAGCTGAATTGCCTGACAAGTCTGAATGGCAATTAGCAGATAAGTGGATCATCAGTCGTTTGAATGATACTGTAAAAGATGTAACTCACTTCTTTGATATTTTTGAATTTGGTGAAGCTGGACGTTCACTTTACAACTTCATTTGGAACGATTTCTGTGATTGGTACATTGAAATGGCCAAAGAAAACTTGAATGGAACAGATGAAAAATTGAAGAAGAATACGCAAGCAATTCTTTGCTACGTATTAGATCAAACATTACGTTTGTTACATCCAGTTATCCCATTTGTAACTGAAAAAATTTGGTTAACAATGCCACACGAAGGTAAGTCATTAGTAGTTGCAGAATATCCTGTTGTACATGATGATTTTGAAAATCAAGATGCTGAACGACAAATGGAAAACTTAATTGAATTAATTAAGTCTGTACGTAATAGTCGTGCTGAAGTAAATGCACCAATGTCATCAGCAATTGATATTTTAATTCGTACTAAAGATGATGAAACAAAACAAATCTTTGAAGAAAACCAAGATTATATTGAACGTTTCTGTCATCCAAAACATCTTGAAATCGATGCAAATGTTGAAGCACCAACATTAGCAATGACGTCAGTAATTACAGGCGCAGAAGTTTACTTACCACTTGCAGACTTGATTAATTTGAATGATGAAATTAAACGTCTTCAAGCAGAAGCACAAAAACTTGAAAGTGAAGTTATGCGTGCTGAGAAGAAACTTGGCAATGAAAGATTTGTTGCTAATGCACCAGAACAAGTCGTTAATAAAGAACGTGAAAAATTAGCCGATTATCAAGCAAAACTTGATGCAACAAATAAGCGAATCGACGAATTGCAAGAAGCTTTAGATGATTAA
- the thiI gene encoding tRNA uracil 4-sulfurtransferase ThiI, whose protein sequence is MQYSEIMVRYGELSTKGKNRKNFIDRLAYNVRQALHEFPNLKITARRDRMHIQLNGEDSDAVMKRLNQVFGIQNYSPSVKVERDIDAVKKVAVEMMQEKYHDGLTFKVNTRRSDHKFKYDTNDMNDLLGGAILEAFDDIHVKMKNPDVTLRCEVRPDGIFLSYGKIQGAGGLPVGTAGKAMLMLSGGIDSPVAGYLAMKRGVDIEMVHFFSPPYTSEQALNKAKELTTKLAPYVGKIKFIEVPFTEIQEVIKHSVPEGYLMTLQRRFMLRLTEAIALKRHGLAIFNGEALGQVASQTLESMAAINDVTTMPVLRPVVSMDKNEIIDIAKKIDTFDLSIQPFEDCCTVFAPPSPKTKPRIDKARQYEERLDVDNLIQRALDGIKITEIKASDHFMNQNEDNFAELL, encoded by the coding sequence ATGCAATATTCAGAAATTATGGTTCGTTATGGTGAGTTATCTACAAAAGGTAAGAACCGTAAAAACTTTATTGATCGATTAGCATATAATGTGCGTCAAGCTTTACATGAATTTCCTAATTTAAAGATCACTGCACGCCGTGATCGGATGCATATTCAATTAAATGGTGAAGATTCAGATGCTGTTATGAAACGATTAAATCAAGTTTTTGGTATCCAAAATTACTCACCTTCAGTTAAAGTCGAACGTGATATCGATGCTGTAAAAAAAGTTGCAGTAGAAATGATGCAAGAAAAATATCACGATGGATTAACTTTTAAGGTAAATACACGTCGTTCTGATCATAAATTTAAATATGATACAAATGATATGAATGATCTCCTTGGTGGAGCAATTTTAGAAGCATTTGATGATATTCATGTAAAAATGAAAAATCCAGATGTCACATTACGTTGTGAAGTTCGACCAGATGGGATTTTCTTATCATATGGGAAGATCCAAGGCGCTGGTGGGTTACCAGTGGGAACTGCTGGTAAAGCAATGTTAATGCTTTCTGGTGGAATTGATTCTCCTGTTGCTGGTTATTTAGCTATGAAACGTGGTGTTGATATTGAGATGGTTCATTTCTTTAGCCCACCATATACAAGTGAACAAGCTTTAAACAAAGCAAAAGAATTAACTACAAAATTAGCACCATATGTAGGTAAGATTAAGTTTATTGAAGTCCCATTTACTGAAATTCAAGAAGTTATTAAACATTCAGTTCCAGAGGGATACTTAATGACACTTCAACGTCGTTTTATGTTGCGTTTAACTGAAGCAATTGCTTTAAAGCGTCATGGCTTGGCAATTTTTAATGGTGAAGCATTAGGTCAGGTGGCTTCACAGACACTAGAAAGTATGGCAGCAATTAATGATGTCACAACAATGCCAGTCTTACGGCCAGTGGTTTCAATGGATAAAAATGAAATTATTGATATCGCTAAAAAAATCGATACATTTGATTTGTCGATTCAACCATTTGAAGATTGTTGTACAGTATTTGCACCACCTTCACCTAAAACAAAACCAAGAATAGATAAGGCACGTCAATACGAAGAACGTTTAGATGTTGATAATTTAATTCAACGAGCTTTAGATGGAATTAAAATTACTGAAATCAAAGCTTCAGATCATTTTATGAATCAAAATGAAGATAATTTTGCAGAATTGCTTTAA
- a CDS encoding cysteine desulfurase family protein has translation MIYFDNSATTKVDDQVLQTYNMVSEKIWGNPSSLHSWGEKAYDLLEQCRRQIAGLVHCDPDEIFFTSGGSEGDNWAIKGTAMEKLPYGKHLITSSVEHPAVLNTMAHLEKLGFEVTYLPVDKEGRVSPKDLEQAIRKDTVLVSIMAINNEIGAIEPIDELAKVLENYPKIHFHVDAVQAVGKGVDQMLSNPRIDLMTFSGHKFHAPRGIGFMYKKRGRMIQPLIDGGGQEKNLRGGTENLPAIAGMAKALRLLLENEDQKVAQQRAIKQKIYNHIKQFDKVHIFSQPNDDFAPHILCFTIDGVRGETIVHAFEHYDIYISTTSACSSKKGTVAGTLNAMKIPEKIASSAVRVSLDEHNTMEEADEFIKVFDQLYEKFKMINS, from the coding sequence TTGATTTACTTCGATAATAGTGCTACTACAAAAGTAGATGATCAAGTATTACAAACTTACAATATGGTTAGTGAAAAAATCTGGGGTAATCCTTCTTCTTTACACAGTTGGGGTGAGAAGGCCTATGATTTATTGGAACAATGTCGGCGTCAAATCGCAGGTTTAGTGCATTGTGATCCTGATGAAATTTTCTTCACCAGTGGTGGTTCAGAAGGTGATAACTGGGCAATCAAGGGAACAGCAATGGAAAAACTTCCATATGGAAAGCATTTAATCACTTCAAGCGTAGAACACCCAGCTGTATTAAATACTATGGCACATTTAGAAAAACTAGGTTTTGAAGTAACTTATCTTCCAGTTGATAAAGAAGGACGAGTTTCTCCTAAAGATCTAGAACAAGCTATTCGCAAAGATACTGTATTAGTGTCTATTATGGCAATTAATAATGAAATCGGTGCTATTGAACCAATTGATGAACTAGCTAAAGTTTTAGAAAATTACCCTAAAATTCATTTTCATGTAGATGCTGTTCAAGCAGTTGGTAAGGGTGTAGACCAAATGTTAAGCAATCCAAGAATTGACTTAATGACATTTTCTGGCCATAAGTTCCATGCTCCACGTGGAATTGGCTTTATGTACAAAAAGCGTGGTCGAATGATTCAACCTTTAATTGATGGAGGAGGACAAGAGAAGAATCTCCGTGGTGGTACAGAAAATCTTCCAGCAATTGCAGGTATGGCTAAAGCTTTACGATTATTATTAGAAAATGAAGATCAAAAAGTTGCACAACAACGTGCAATTAAACAAAAAATTTATAACCACATTAAACAATTTGATAAAGTACACATTTTCTCACAACCAAATGACGATTTTGCTCCTCACATCTTATGTTTTACGATTGATGGAGTTCGTGGAGAAACTATTGTGCATGCATTTGAACACTATGATATTTATATTTCAACAACGAGTGCTTGTTCTTCAAAGAAAGGGACTGTTGCTGGAACTTTGAATGCAATGAAAATTCCAGAAAAAATCGCTTCTTCAGCAGTTCGTGTGAGTTTAGATGAACATAATACAATGGAAGAAGCTGATGAATTTATCAAAGTGTTTGATCAATTATATGAAAAGTTCAAAATGATTAATTCATAA
- the ezrA gene encoding septation ring formation regulator EzrA, giving the protein MIIFLVSLVIVALVIYLSVFLYKRHNTKLIDSYQEGVKEITNTSLEKEMAEISHLNLSGDSLNEFEKIDEDYREIVNRKLPEVSEILNDLQELNQHYQFGRVKSELADVSDKLTALTKQFDEIKAKMDDIRKVTEEHQKAVEELSAKYKDLRKTLLAKSFSFGPSSEKLEDQLGELEQKFDDYTRVMESGDYVKSAKPLAELQAATADMEEKVEKIPPIYKNLKNVYPEQIEELNQAVDQLLKEKYVFRENLKKKLAEIQRLLDKNLVNLEKTNIKDAEKINDQLGDLIEEVYDTVDTEYRSRKLVEKNYKYYQEFLEHAEEQEHELLIDLDRLSQNYELTHNEMEDARDLQAQIQDIRKSFDNFTKQRTEGVIYSKELATQKDNIKKLTKIEKHQQEINDNVSNLWKEEKEAQKAVQGFDLEIHRMRRDIEKLNLPGLSREYTDYFFKVSDEIQALDEALNQIQINMDEITKGLINTQSDLDVLGDKTKEIIDCATLTEEFLQYANRYRTRYPEVDAAYKKADHMFNKQFDYVDALDVISNALEEVEPGIYKRITDDYESQEQAQRQYPMN; this is encoded by the coding sequence ATGATTATCTTTTTAGTATCGCTAGTAATTGTTGCGCTGGTGATTTATCTTAGCGTATTTCTATATAAGCGACACAACACTAAATTAATCGATAGTTACCAAGAAGGAGTAAAGGAAATAACCAATACCTCTCTTGAAAAAGAAATGGCAGAAATTAGTCATTTGAATCTATCAGGCGATAGTTTAAATGAATTTGAAAAAATTGATGAAGATTACCGTGAAATTGTAAATCGTAAATTACCTGAAGTTTCTGAAATTTTAAATGATTTGCAAGAATTAAATCAGCATTATCAATTTGGACGAGTAAAAAGTGAATTAGCTGATGTGAGTGATAAATTAACAGCATTAACAAAGCAATTTGATGAAATAAAAGCCAAGATGGATGATATTCGGAAAGTTACTGAAGAACATCAAAAAGCAGTAGAAGAACTTAGTGCAAAATACAAAGATTTACGCAAAACATTACTAGCAAAAAGCTTTTCATTCGGCCCTAGCAGTGAAAAATTAGAAGATCAATTAGGTGAATTAGAACAAAAATTTGATGATTATACTCGTGTAATGGAAAGTGGAGATTATGTGAAATCAGCTAAGCCACTTGCTGAATTACAAGCGGCAACAGCTGATATGGAAGAAAAAGTAGAAAAGATTCCTCCAATTTATAAAAATCTCAAAAACGTTTATCCAGAACAAATTGAAGAGTTAAATCAAGCCGTTGATCAATTATTAAAAGAAAAATATGTCTTTCGTGAAAATCTAAAGAAAAAGTTAGCTGAAATTCAACGACTTTTAGACAAAAACCTTGTTAATTTAGAAAAAACAAATATTAAGGATGCAGAAAAAATTAACGATCAATTAGGAGACCTAATTGAAGAGGTTTACGATACAGTAGATACAGAATATCGTTCACGTAAATTAGTAGAAAAGAATTATAAATATTATCAAGAATTTTTAGAACATGCTGAAGAACAAGAACATGAATTATTAATTGACTTAGATCGTTTATCACAAAATTATGAATTAACTCATAATGAAATGGAAGATGCACGTGATCTTCAAGCACAAATTCAAGATATTCGTAAGTCCTTTGATAATTTTACAAAGCAACGTACTGAAGGTGTAATCTATTCAAAAGAATTAGCTACACAAAAAGATAATATTAAAAAGCTTACAAAGATTGAAAAACATCAACAAGAAATTAATGATAATGTTTCAAATCTTTGGAAAGAAGAAAAAGAAGCTCAAAAAGCAGTTCAAGGATTTGATTTGGAAATCCACCGTATGCGTCGTGATATTGAAAAATTAAATCTTCCAGGGCTTTCAAGAGAATATACTGATTATTTCTTTAAAGTTAGTGATGAAATTCAAGCTTTAGATGAAGCTTTAAATCAAATCCAAATTAATATGGATGAAATTACTAAGGGATTAATTAATACACAATCAGATCTAGATGTATTAGGTGATAAGACAAAAGAAATCATCGATTGTGCAACTTTAACGGAAGAATTTTTACAATACGCAAACCGTTATCGTACACGCTATCCAGAAGTTGATGCAGCTTATAAAAAAGCAGATCACATGTTTAACAAACAATTCGATTATGTCGATGCTTTAGATGTAATTTCAAATGCTTTGGAAGAGGTTGAACCTGGAATTTACAAACGAATTACAGATGATTATGAATCACAAGAACAAGCACAACGGCAATATCCAATGAATTAA